In one window of Leptospira sp. GIMC2001 DNA:
- a CDS encoding flagellar hook capping FlgD N-terminal domain-containing protein — MPNVESARNQYLNSDRNINIQDHLNKLEKEEKSGLKGIEIRESAKQLGKDDFLKLLITQLSSQDPTSPMKDQDFIAQMAQFSSLEQMKNISSGISRMEAKQAYSVVGKLISGPDLVTGDDVVGIAAAIFFDGEGKTYARVNGRTVDIEKINLISDPTLMENGGQKQAPQGIPSNQEPNVIPSNQAAPVNPSNQMQNPNPANQSSSEALSSPANSIAQDNLSEQELNPMNPKKQDSTTEEFLRNSINSNTNKNFPAGNVGDESIPGYRPLAGKNIPYQD, encoded by the coding sequence ATGCCAAACGTTGAATCAGCTAGAAACCAATATCTAAATTCTGATAGAAATATCAATATTCAAGACCATTTGAATAAACTGGAAAAGGAAGAAAAATCTGGACTCAAAGGTATTGAAATCCGTGAAAGTGCCAAGCAACTAGGTAAGGATGATTTTCTGAAATTATTGATTACCCAATTGTCTTCTCAGGATCCTACATCTCCAATGAAAGACCAAGATTTTATTGCACAGATGGCTCAATTTTCATCGCTCGAACAGATGAAAAATATTTCTTCCGGAATTTCACGAATGGAAGCTAAGCAAGCATACAGCGTTGTTGGGAAATTGATTTCTGGCCCAGACTTAGTTACAGGTGATGATGTTGTAGGAATTGCTGCGGCAATTTTCTTTGATGGCGAGGGCAAAACGTACGCTCGAGTCAATGGAAGAACAGTTGATATAGAAAAAATAAACCTTATTAGTGATCCAACTCTTATGGAGAATGGAGGACAGAAGCAAGCGCCTCAAGGAATTCCATCCAATCAAGAACCGAATGTTATTCCTTCGAATCAAGCTGCTCCAGTTAATCCATCTAATCAGATGCAGAATCCTAATCCTGCTAATCAATCATCGAGCGAAGCTCTATCTAGCCCAGCCAATTCTATTGCACAGGACAATTTGTCCGAACAAGAATTGAATCCAATGAATCCTAAAAAGCAAGATAGCACAACGGAAGAATTTCTCCGCAATTCTATAAATTCCAATACAAATAAAAATTTTCCTGCAGGTAATGTAGGAGATGAAAGTATACCAGGTTATCGACCGTTAGCTGGGAAAAATATTCCCTATCAAGATTAA
- a CDS encoding flagellar hook-length control protein FliK — MNLGHISTKHQEDNYKILNEVSAAAEIENLPLRREESPFLQILTSNRKESFDPLSSQFDTLKNATKAQLNQETAWKPLSSGSDDPYSFEARQAANTSYGNNYSSYEPIGKSADNSTLSNDIANDYPGYKSSDSNNEIVDSEDWNASLENEKVDENSDSESFTTQDKSESTKNTIGASDKEINEESAMEVQGGNTDISWMSMILNSLGIKNSGSESSQKQTTSDSEIKIETSKLDSESQKKSNANLEKNSQEEKLATNKEVSNELKSFEKKILTSSDLMEKIQRSKEMISSKSKSEKNDVDSKDSIALQSKEILSQDLDEKTNSSKIKQDKNAQSNPNSIIKNENLTENSDKNVSDGKSSQARNILTNEKDNKNIADRPERLEFTKEVNKWDIQKEKNIQSEKSSANTNNLKDGLESITNSQTSSKGDGNRDDSNFQQKSDFMKTMLSKKADESNPLAERFSKDEIKENMNRLVEKAKIQIISQGKSQAEIRMNPQDLGRMILKINVNQDKVEGRILVDSEAVKAALQSDMSGLKEELRNQGLNLLSLSIDVDLGSQADFGGNKEAMKFGEEWIRKSNEEKIELYEPNARYVDPNSLLDIVA, encoded by the coding sequence ATGAATCTGGGACATATTTCAACAAAACATCAAGAGGATAATTACAAAATCCTAAACGAAGTGTCCGCAGCTGCGGAAATCGAGAATTTGCCCCTCCGACGTGAGGAATCTCCATTTCTTCAAATTCTTACAAGCAATAGAAAAGAGTCATTTGATCCTTTGAGTTCACAATTCGATACCTTGAAGAACGCAACCAAGGCTCAATTAAACCAAGAGACCGCATGGAAGCCACTTTCATCTGGATCCGATGATCCATATTCCTTTGAGGCAAGGCAAGCGGCGAACACATCGTACGGAAATAATTATTCTTCTTATGAACCGATAGGCAAGAGTGCAGATAATTCCACTCTATCCAACGATATTGCAAATGATTACCCTGGATATAAGTCCAGTGATTCCAATAATGAGATAGTTGATTCCGAAGACTGGAATGCCTCCTTGGAGAACGAAAAAGTTGATGAAAATTCTGATTCAGAATCTTTTACAACTCAGGATAAATCTGAATCTACAAAAAATACCATTGGTGCTTCTGATAAAGAAATCAATGAAGAGAGCGCAATGGAAGTCCAAGGCGGAAATACCGACATTTCTTGGATGTCGATGATTTTGAATTCATTGGGAATCAAAAATTCTGGGTCCGAATCTTCGCAAAAACAAACTACTTCTGACTCTGAAATAAAAATCGAAACTTCGAAACTCGATTCCGAATCGCAAAAAAAATCAAATGCTAATTTGGAAAAAAATTCTCAAGAAGAAAAACTCGCAACCAATAAAGAAGTCTCAAACGAATTGAAATCTTTTGAGAAAAAGATTCTAACATCCAGTGATCTAATGGAAAAAATCCAAAGAAGCAAAGAGATGATATCTTCTAAATCCAAATCAGAAAAAAATGATGTTGATTCCAAGGATTCTATAGCTTTGCAATCTAAAGAAATTTTGTCCCAAGACTTGGATGAGAAAACAAATTCTTCAAAAATAAAACAAGATAAGAATGCGCAATCGAATCCAAATTCTATAATCAAGAATGAGAACCTAACTGAAAATTCTGATAAAAATGTCTCCGACGGGAAATCATCGCAAGCAAGAAACATTTTGACCAATGAGAAAGATAACAAGAACATTGCAGATCGTCCGGAGAGATTAGAGTTCACAAAAGAAGTGAACAAATGGGATATCCAAAAAGAAAAAAACATTCAATCTGAGAAATCTTCAGCCAACACAAATAATTTAAAAGATGGTTTGGAATCTATAACAAATTCACAGACATCAAGTAAAGGTGATGGTAACCGTGATGATTCTAATTTTCAACAGAAATCTGATTTTATGAAAACCATGCTTTCTAAAAAAGCGGACGAATCGAATCCATTAGCGGAAAGGTTCTCTAAAGATGAAATCAAAGAGAATATGAATCGATTGGTTGAGAAAGCAAAAATCCAAATCATTAGTCAAGGCAAAAGCCAGGCAGAAATTCGAATGAATCCTCAAGATTTGGGAAGAATGATTTTGAAAATCAATGTGAACCAAGATAAAGTTGAAGGAAGAATCTTAGTGGATTCGGAAGCAGTGAAGGCCGCACTTCAATCTGATATGAGCGGTCTCAAAGAAGAATTGAGAAATCAAGGTTTGAATTTACTATCACTTAGCATTGATGTGGATTTGGGTTCTCAAGCAGATTTTGGTGGCAATAAAGAAGCCATGAAGTTTGGAGAAGAATGGATTCGTAAGTCGAATGAAGAGAAGATTGAATTGTATGAACCAAATGCACGTTATGTGGACCCGAATTCTTTACTGGATATAGTAGCTTAG
- the murD gene encoding UDP-N-acetylmuramoyl-L-alanine--D-glutamate ligase, with translation METEIKKSFVLGGGISGLAALNLLSQKGFSASLVDRSAENAVLDTEELASKLLKPEDVDKIVKSPGVSPSHPWLVLARERGISIISEIDLAKSFYKNRILGITGTDGKSTTTALTAHLLKTNYPTVVPGGNIGKAFSEICLSDHEMVVLELSSYQLEDSQSLNLESSAILNIAPDHLERHGNLENYIRAKVKIVDQNNPDHHLITKNDTWLQISPYLENCKCKIWKFGFDPDSDAFIYLEKKIIRTRNYEYSFHEFSLEGTHNYENLAAAILLAESMSADPESIADQIKTFQGLNHRFEKVLKANQWNFINDSKSTNLHSLLAWLENYDLKNGNLHLLLGGRPKGESMEHLVSILQKIPGHFYIYGEARTQWKKDFQILGNRVSYPETMTEALIQIRSLWTRDPESMNQVILSPACASFDQFKNFEERGNHFKSLITALFSGVE, from the coding sequence ATGGAAACAGAAATTAAAAAATCGTTCGTTCTCGGTGGGGGAATCTCGGGACTTGCAGCACTCAATCTGCTGTCTCAAAAAGGATTTTCGGCAAGTCTAGTTGATCGATCCGCTGAAAACGCAGTCCTTGATACGGAAGAATTGGCAAGTAAGCTTCTAAAGCCCGAAGATGTGGACAAAATTGTAAAAAGCCCAGGAGTTTCCCCATCACATCCCTGGCTTGTCCTTGCAAGAGAGAGAGGAATTTCTATCATCTCAGAAATTGATTTGGCGAAATCATTTTATAAAAATCGAATATTAGGAATTACAGGCACCGATGGTAAATCTACAACAACAGCCCTCACAGCACATCTTCTAAAAACAAATTATCCGACTGTTGTACCTGGAGGAAATATTGGTAAAGCCTTCAGTGAAATATGCTTGAGCGATCATGAAATGGTAGTTTTGGAATTATCCAGCTATCAATTAGAAGACTCCCAATCCCTAAATCTAGAATCTTCTGCGATTCTAAATATTGCGCCTGATCATCTTGAAAGACATGGAAATTTGGAAAACTACATTCGAGCAAAGGTAAAAATTGTTGATCAGAATAATCCCGATCATCATTTAATAACGAAAAACGATACTTGGTTGCAGATATCTCCCTACTTAGAAAACTGCAAATGCAAAATATGGAAATTTGGTTTCGATCCAGATTCCGATGCTTTCATTTATTTAGAGAAAAAAATCATACGAACCCGAAATTATGAGTATTCTTTTCATGAATTTAGCTTAGAAGGAACTCATAATTATGAAAACTTAGCTGCAGCGATCCTGCTCGCCGAATCCATGTCAGCAGATCCAGAATCAATTGCTGATCAGATCAAAACTTTTCAAGGACTCAATCACCGATTTGAAAAAGTTCTAAAAGCCAATCAATGGAATTTTATCAACGATTCTAAATCAACAAACTTGCATAGTTTGCTTGCTTGGTTAGAAAATTATGATTTAAAAAATGGGAATTTGCATCTCTTATTAGGAGGTAGACCAAAAGGTGAGTCAATGGAACATCTTGTTTCCATTTTACAAAAAATCCCTGGACATTTTTATATTTATGGTGAAGCAAGAACCCAATGGAAAAAAGATTTTCAAATTCTCGGAAATAGAGTGAGCTATCCCGAAACAATGACAGAAGCATTAATACAAATCCGCAGTCTATGGACAAGAGATCCCGAATCGATGAACCAAGTGATTTTGAGTCCAGCATGTGCAAGCTTTGATCAATTCAAAAATTTTGAAGAAAGAGGTAACCATTTCAAATCACTGATAACTGCACTTTTTAGTGGCGTTGAGTAA
- the flgE gene encoding flagellar hook protein FlgE, whose product MMRSLYSGVSGLKNHQVRMDVIGNNISNVNTHGFKTERVTFQDMISQELSGASEPKDNIGGINPKQVGLGSLIAAIDKIMTQGSLQTTGKNTDVAISGEGFFVVKNGDKEFYTRAGAFNVDKNGYYVNPATGVKVQGWNARRDEDGNKFINTASSVEDIVIPLYSKEPAKATTNVDFQSNLNAAALAVPPDATDEEIQKYINDPDPNKRRGHLTSIKVYDDQGNTRQLEVTLWKVRENTWKAKFNVSDSSQLSIDVKGTGGENTQIPGNVELELGFSPDGRIVSVSDGVDSMAAGKLNAQVTMRIDGNPTPQSFTMNFGDAGLVNGVTQYSSDFTTKAVNQDGYPMGYMEAFSIDDTGTVTGVFSNGVRQPLATIAMATFTNPAGLNKVGDTMFSYSLNSGEANIGEAGLAGKGKINAGLLEMSNVDLSDQFTDMIVTQRGFQANSRTIVTSDQMIQEVLGLKR is encoded by the coding sequence ATGATGAGGTCACTGTATTCCGGAGTTTCCGGATTGAAAAACCATCAAGTGCGCATGGATGTGATTGGAAATAATATTTCCAATGTTAACACACATGGTTTTAAGACCGAAAGGGTAACCTTTCAAGATATGATCTCTCAAGAGTTATCTGGCGCATCTGAGCCAAAAGATAATATTGGTGGAATCAATCCTAAACAAGTAGGTTTGGGATCGCTGATCGCAGCTATTGATAAAATCATGACACAGGGTTCACTACAAACAACCGGCAAGAATACGGATGTTGCAATATCTGGTGAAGGGTTCTTTGTCGTTAAGAACGGTGATAAAGAATTCTATACAAGAGCGGGCGCCTTCAACGTTGACAAGAACGGATACTATGTCAACCCAGCAACTGGTGTAAAAGTACAAGGTTGGAATGCAAGACGTGATGAAGATGGAAACAAATTCATTAACACAGCATCCTCTGTTGAAGATATAGTTATTCCTCTATATTCTAAAGAGCCTGCTAAAGCTACAACCAATGTGGATTTTCAATCCAACTTGAATGCAGCAGCACTTGCAGTTCCTCCGGATGCAACGGATGAAGAAATTCAAAAGTATATCAATGATCCTGATCCAAATAAGAGAAGAGGTCATTTAACTTCTATTAAAGTTTATGATGACCAAGGAAATACACGTCAATTAGAAGTAACTCTTTGGAAAGTTAGAGAAAATACTTGGAAAGCAAAATTCAATGTTTCTGACTCAAGCCAACTGTCCATTGATGTGAAGGGAACTGGCGGCGAGAATACTCAGATTCCTGGCAATGTGGAACTTGAGCTTGGCTTTAGTCCAGACGGACGAATTGTATCCGTTTCTGACGGAGTCGATAGTATGGCTGCAGGCAAGTTGAATGCTCAAGTAACAATGAGAATTGATGGCAATCCAACTCCTCAATCTTTTACAATGAATTTTGGTGATGCAGGTCTTGTGAACGGAGTAACTCAGTACTCAAGTGATTTTACAACGAAAGCTGTGAACCAAGATGGATATCCAATGGGTTATATGGAAGCTTTCTCCATTGACGACACTGGAACTGTGACTGGAGTATTCTCAAATGGCGTGCGTCAACCTCTTGCGACAATCGCAATGGCAACTTTTACTAACCCAGCGGGTTTGAATAAAGTTGGGGACACAATGTTCAGCTATTCTCTAAACTCTGGTGAAGCGAATATTGGTGAAGCGGGACTTGCAGGAAAAGGCAAAATCAATGCAGGTCTTTTAGAAATGTCGAATGTGGATCTATCCGATCAATTCACTGATATGATCGTTACCCAGAGAGGCTTTCAAGCCAATTCCAGAACCATTGTAACATCTGACCAGATGATTCAAGAAGTTCTAGGTCTCAAAAGGTAA
- a CDS encoding tetratricopeptide repeat protein, translating to METRKKIFLITILALGILIFILPLAFGNPFNQSFQRIGFINYNSNESSFSRKEISDSLDNDFSFKERPITVAIYPIDIQAIPLDAFAIGIQDIWSSWMMTSPSLVYINSKSHPIAEEITKPLASMRIFARSLNVDYLYSAKLNLVDGKLFITPILYDRADDLILKGKTVFLAEDNLYESILDSLFGLYNLTSSNLKTKNAITSIEPGDLVFERYNPSADSLILYFKMLQKIENAKSQSLSDWEDLAKREPFFWNPWSYYIKVRFAGKEESYDAKYFLENLGKKGSKQFHFQLANISSEYAEICLKKNNRYQVVGLLDLARSFYLSSAKTYTLEYANFLRISSLYSLIEKNPTAARLDLLNAQEIYTRLGQKNHPYYISNQFQLAQLYRENGQSALAIIELEDALNSSQISQNSEIQNSYFIYAQALYNLGTLNLELNRAKEAESRFLKLIGILQDNGQANSDLMLATRVNLGATYIKQRLWNQVILNGLKLDTDLKILGLDKSDYDSKNLYNLAMGYGIKQATETAKLYYDSYSKITPYSKIRPYSTIANLVNYSNLLNGSQEVLNLESLEPETFETKNTYSIPSQDILTEPELTLLRSFTGKYRIGGQTQEIRARTYSDRLEDHDIFLSMLLGKKQSTSPEMTQLKKLLKIQPKHRTGEDIVFIDIGPALGNLTQPAITSISLARLFPNMNMVLLELPEEVNFFFTKTEQTARDNLLAYDNIRIISGDGVTPLKNWFASPKGWVLENRSIPKITNKLIILRAANSIDIYEPFSKVYPFLESIVKDYSDETVILFFNRTILVKPKYLNRFMIVGSQSLRGFYHNSQSLDRQGDPPYWLSSTALGKGGF from the coding sequence TTGGAAACTCGCAAAAAAATCTTTCTCATAACAATCCTTGCTCTAGGGATTCTTATCTTCATTCTCCCCTTAGCTTTTGGGAATCCTTTCAATCAATCCTTTCAGCGAATTGGTTTTATCAATTATAATTCTAATGAGTCTAGTTTTTCTAGGAAAGAAATTTCTGATTCTTTAGATAACGATTTTTCTTTTAAAGAAAGACCAATTACAGTAGCTATCTACCCGATCGATATTCAAGCGATTCCTTTAGATGCATTCGCAATTGGAATTCAGGATATATGGTCATCCTGGATGATGACAAGTCCATCTTTGGTTTACATCAATTCGAAATCTCATCCGATTGCAGAAGAAATTACTAAGCCTTTAGCATCCATGCGTATTTTTGCAAGGAGCTTGAATGTTGACTATTTGTACTCAGCAAAGCTCAATTTAGTAGACGGTAAACTTTTTATCACACCCATTCTTTACGACCGGGCGGATGATTTGATTCTAAAAGGCAAAACAGTTTTTCTTGCTGAAGACAATCTCTATGAATCAATTCTCGATTCTTTATTTGGTTTATACAACTTAACATCTTCGAATCTAAAAACCAAAAACGCAATCACTTCGATTGAACCAGGTGATCTTGTTTTTGAAAGATACAATCCGTCCGCAGATAGTTTGATTCTATATTTCAAAATGCTTCAAAAAATTGAAAATGCAAAATCTCAATCCCTTTCAGATTGGGAAGATCTAGCAAAAAGAGAACCATTCTTTTGGAATCCATGGTCGTATTATATAAAGGTTCGATTTGCTGGAAAAGAAGAATCATATGATGCGAAGTATTTTCTTGAGAATTTAGGTAAAAAAGGATCAAAACAGTTCCACTTTCAATTAGCTAATATCTCCAGTGAATATGCGGAAATTTGTTTAAAAAAGAATAACCGCTACCAAGTAGTTGGATTATTAGACCTTGCAAGAAGTTTTTACTTATCGTCGGCGAAGACCTATACATTAGAATATGCAAATTTTCTAAGAATCTCAAGCCTGTATTCTCTAATCGAAAAGAACCCAACGGCTGCAAGACTTGATTTATTGAATGCTCAAGAAATCTATACTAGACTTGGACAGAAAAATCATCCATATTATATCAGCAACCAATTCCAGTTGGCTCAATTGTATAGGGAAAATGGACAATCTGCACTTGCAATCATCGAGTTGGAAGATGCACTCAATTCTTCACAGATTAGTCAAAATAGTGAAATACAAAATTCTTACTTTATCTATGCACAGGCGCTATACAATCTTGGAACTCTGAATCTAGAACTCAATCGAGCGAAGGAAGCCGAATCTCGCTTTCTAAAACTGATTGGAATACTACAAGACAATGGTCAAGCAAACTCCGATTTGATGCTTGCTACTCGAGTGAATCTTGGTGCAACATATATAAAGCAGAGATTATGGAATCAGGTGATTTTAAACGGGCTTAAGTTGGATACTGATTTGAAGATACTGGGTCTAGACAAGTCGGATTACGATTCTAAGAATCTCTACAACCTAGCAATGGGTTATGGAATTAAGCAAGCGACTGAAACTGCAAAATTGTACTACGATAGCTATTCTAAAATTACACCATATTCTAAAATTCGACCATATTCAACTATAGCAAATCTTGTGAACTATTCGAATCTACTAAATGGTTCTCAAGAAGTTTTGAATCTGGAAAGCCTAGAACCTGAAACGTTTGAGACAAAAAATACCTATTCAATACCATCGCAAGATATATTGACTGAACCAGAATTGACGCTTCTCCGTTCGTTTACTGGGAAGTATCGAATAGGTGGGCAGACTCAAGAAATTCGTGCAAGAACTTATTCAGATCGGCTAGAAGACCATGATATATTTTTATCGATGCTTCTCGGTAAGAAACAATCAACATCGCCTGAGATGACTCAATTGAAAAAGCTTTTAAAAATCCAACCTAAGCACCGAACCGGAGAAGATATTGTATTTATAGATATTGGACCTGCTTTAGGAAACTTGACTCAACCTGCCATTACATCAATAAGCCTTGCTCGATTGTTTCCAAATATGAATATGGTGTTACTCGAATTACCAGAAGAAGTCAATTTCTTTTTTACAAAAACGGAACAAACGGCAAGAGACAATCTATTAGCATATGATAATATCCGAATCATATCGGGTGATGGTGTAACTCCTCTTAAGAATTGGTTTGCATCTCCTAAAGGTTGGGTGTTGGAGAATCGAAGCATTCCGAAAATAACCAATAAACTAATAATCCTAAGAGCTGCAAATTCGATCGATATTTATGAGCCATTCTCCAAGGTTTATCCTTTTCTCGAATCGATTGTAAAAGATTATTCGGATGAAACTGTAATTTTATTTTTTAACAGAACCATTCTGGTTAAGCCTAAATATTTAAACCGATTTATGATAGTCGGTTCTCAATCACTTCGTGGTTTCTATCACAACAGTCAGAGCTTGGATCGGCAAGGTGATCCACCTTATTGGTTGTCTTCAACTGCCCTTGGCAAAGGAGGATTCTAA
- a CDS encoding STAS domain-containing protein, translating into MLKHNTTNGILVVYLEGRLDVSVANEVEEGLADLIDNGGHTKVLLNMKDVDYMSSSGFRACISTLRKLNSKDGALKICNIKPAVKRIFDVIELTSLFDISETEEEAISSF; encoded by the coding sequence TTGCTGAAACATAATACAACAAATGGAATTCTCGTAGTCTACCTTGAAGGCAGGCTTGATGTCTCGGTTGCAAACGAGGTGGAAGAGGGCTTGGCGGATCTAATTGACAATGGTGGACATACCAAAGTCCTTTTGAACATGAAAGATGTTGATTACATGTCTTCCTCTGGTTTTAGAGCGTGCATTTCCACTCTTCGTAAGCTCAACTCCAAAGATGGGGCTTTAAAGATCTGTAATATTAAGCCAGCTGTTAAGAGAATATTTGATGTAATCGAGCTGACATCTTTATTTGATATTTCCGAAACTGAAGAAGAAGCAATTTCTTCTTTCTAA
- the trpC gene encoding indole-3-glycerol phosphate synthase TrpC, translating into MGSPTTNPILHKIVETKKSEIQRISISDLPLAPKPISDFSKSLRTGGFPAIIAECKKMSPSAGIIREDYDPVSIAKIYEKSGARAISVLTDNLYFGGSLQDLQDVANAVNLPVIRKDFIIDKSQILEARAYSASAILLIVRILTEAQLQELYDYSMSLGMGVLVETHNREEVETALRIGADVIGINTRDLDHFKIYPKLIEELSDLIPKEKIRIGESGIHNRSDWENLQGKVDGFLVGSYFMKSPDIEKAYKDLFL; encoded by the coding sequence ATAGGTTCACCCACAACGAATCCTATACTTCATAAGATTGTAGAAACGAAAAAATCTGAGATACAGAGAATATCTATCTCAGATTTGCCACTAGCCCCAAAACCCATTTCCGATTTTTCAAAAAGTCTTAGGACAGGCGGATTCCCTGCGATTATTGCAGAATGCAAGAAAATGAGTCCTTCGGCTGGAATCATTCGAGAGGATTATGATCCTGTATCTATTGCGAAGATTTATGAAAAATCTGGTGCTCGTGCAATTTCAGTTTTAACGGACAATTTGTATTTTGGCGGGTCACTGCAAGACCTGCAGGACGTCGCAAATGCTGTAAATCTTCCGGTAATTCGGAAAGACTTCATCATTGACAAAAGCCAGATCTTAGAAGCTCGAGCTTACTCTGCTTCGGCAATTCTTTTGATTGTACGCATTTTGACAGAAGCCCAATTGCAAGAACTTTACGATTACAGTATGTCACTTGGTATGGGCGTACTCGTCGAAACTCACAATCGTGAAGAGGTTGAGACTGCTCTTCGAATTGGAGCAGATGTGATAGGAATCAATACCCGAGATCTGGATCATTTTAAAATTTATCCAAAATTGATTGAAGAACTATCAGATCTTATACCCAAAGAAAAAATTCGTATTGGTGAGTCAGGTATTCACAATCGTTCAGATTGGGAGAACCTTCAAGGTAAAGTTGATGGATTTCTTGTTGGATCTTATTTTATGAAATCACCTGATATTGAAAAAGCTTACAAAGATTTGTTTCTTTAG